Genomic segment of Rhodococcus sp. W8901:
AGTACCTCGGCCGCGGCCACACCGAGGGCGACATCGTGGCATGGCTGCCGAAGCAGAAGATCCTCTTCGCCGGTGACCTCGTGGAGGCCCAGGCCGCGCTCTACACCGGCGACGCCTTCCACCGCGATTGGGCCACCGGCACTCTCGACGGGATCAAGGCCCTCGGCGCCGAGGCGCTGATCGGCGGTCGCGGCGCCGTCAGCCGCGGCCGGGACGAGGTCGACGCCGCGATCGAGCAGACTCGCCACTTCCTCGACGTCATGCTCGCCGAGGTCGGCGCCGTGCAGCAGCGCGGCGGCACCCTCAAGGAGGCGTTCGAGGCCACCCACGCCGCCCTGTTCGAGCAGTACGGGCACTGGCCGATCTTCGAGCACTGCCTGCCGTTCGACGTCTCGCGCGTGTGGGACGAACTGTCGGGCATCGAACGCCCCGTCATCTGGACCGCGGACCGCGACCGCGAGGTCTGGGCCCAGCTGCAGGGCTGAGCCGGATACAGCGGTAACAGGAGGATCTTTCGATGGGCGTCAACCACATTCACACCGGCACCGTGGCCGTGATCGGCAACGGACCGGTGGGCCAGACCACGGCACTGCTGCTGGCCCGCTGGGGCGTGCGCGTCGTCCTGCTCGACGGCCGCGCCGAGCGGGACCCGATCGGCTCCAAGGCGATCTGCCAGCAGCGCGACGTGCTCGAGGTGTGGGCCGCGATCGGCGTCGGCGAGCAGATCGCCGCGGAGGGCGTCACGTGGGACACCGCGCGCACCTTCCACCGCGAACACGAACTGTTCGCGCAGCAGTTCGTGGACCATGGGCAGTCGCCGTTCCCGCCTTTCGTCAACGTCTCGCAGGCCCGCACCGAGGAACTCCTCGACGCGGCCATCGCGCGGCAACCGCTCATCGACGTGCGGTGGGGGCATCCGGTCGAGCAGATCGAGCAGGACGGATCCGAGGTCCGGCTCGGGTGCGCCACCGAGTCCGGCCCGGTGACGGTCGCGGCCGACTACGCGGTGCTCGCCACCGGATCCCGCAGCAGCGAACTGCGCCGGCAACTCGGCGTCGGGTTCCCCGGCCGGTCGTTCGATGACAAGTTCCTCATCTGCGACATCCAGGCCGACATCCCGGGCTGGGCCAACGAGCGGCGCTTCTACTTCGATCCGGAGTGGAATCCGGGTCGGCAGGTGCTGATCCACCCGTGCCCCGACTCCACCTTCCGCATCGACTGGCAGGTTCCCGGCGACTACGACCTCGACGCCGAGGCCGAGAGCGGCGCGCTGAACGACCGGATCCGAC
This window contains:
- a CDS encoding MBL fold metallo-hydrolase; the encoded protein is MSALSFASSADLGEKEQTLEVLADGVYALTAEGDPNLGAIEGEDFVVCFEALATPVAAQDWLAKLRQHTDKPVRYLVLSHYHAVRVLGASAFDAEIIVAHENTHKLIAERGQEDWASEFGRMPRLAKGAESVPGLTWPTMTFSDRLTIDLGGDRGELVLQYLGRGHTEGDIVAWLPKQKILFAGDLVEAQAALYTGDAFHRDWATGTLDGIKALGAEALIGGRGAVSRGRDEVDAAIEQTRHFLDVMLAEVGAVQQRGGTLKEAFEATHAALFEQYGHWPIFEHCLPFDVSRVWDELSGIERPVIWTADRDREVWAQLQG